In one uncultured Devosia sp. genomic region, the following are encoded:
- the lepB gene encoding signal peptidase I, with product MSQPADKSIKKSAASEWWETIVVVVEALLIAIVLRSFLYQPFSIPTASMQQTLMIGDYFVANKFVWGYGKHSFSLGRYGDFSALDFELPINNRIFGREPNRGDIAVFRPVPQNIEYIKRVVGLPGDTIQMREGRLYINGTMIEREEVGKAQDTDSEGRTVEVTVYRETFPEGTNHLIQEISDTGGLDNTSEYVVPAGHYFMMGDNRDRSADSRVLSQVGYVPAINLIAKAEARFFSIKDNLPPWQLWQWPANVRWDRMFQGVDTQHL from the coding sequence GGTGGGAAACCATTGTCGTCGTGGTTGAGGCGCTGCTGATCGCCATCGTGCTGCGCTCCTTCCTCTACCAGCCCTTTTCCATCCCCACCGCCTCCATGCAGCAGACGCTGATGATCGGCGACTATTTCGTCGCCAACAAATTCGTCTGGGGCTATGGCAAGCATTCCTTCTCGCTGGGCCGCTACGGCGATTTCAGCGCGCTCGATTTCGAACTGCCGATCAATAACCGCATCTTCGGGCGCGAGCCCAACCGCGGCGATATCGCGGTCTTCCGCCCGGTGCCGCAGAACATCGAATATATCAAGCGCGTGGTCGGCCTGCCGGGCGACACGATCCAGATGCGCGAAGGCCGCCTTTACATCAACGGCACCATGATCGAGCGCGAAGAGGTCGGCAAGGCGCAGGATACCGACAGCGAAGGCCGCACCGTCGAAGTCACCGTCTATCGCGAGACCTTCCCCGAGGGTACCAATCACCTGATCCAGGAAATCTCCGACACCGGCGGCCTCGACAATACCTCCGAATATGTCGTGCCCGCTGGCCATTACTTCATGATGGGCGACAACCGCGACCGCTCCGCCGATAGCCGCGTGCTGAGCCAGGTCGGCTATGTGCCGGCGATCAACCTCATCGCCAAGGCCGAAGCGCGCTTCTTCTCGATCAAGGACAACCTGCCGCCCTGGCAGCTCTGGCAGTGGCCGGCCAATGTGCGCTGGGACCGCATGTTCCAGGGCGTCGACACGCAGCATCTATGA